One genomic segment of Hordeum vulgare subsp. vulgare chromosome 2H, MorexV3_pseudomolecules_assembly, whole genome shotgun sequence includes these proteins:
- the LOC123426585 gene encoding prostatic spermine-binding protein-like: DDNDNNNNNNDDDDDDDKDDDDDDLNNRNDKNHDDDEDDNDNNDDDNNDEDANNDDGDDEDDDDKDDDDD, encoded by the exons gacgacaacgacaacaacaacaacaacaacgacgacgacgacgacgacgacaaagacgatgacgacgacgat ctAAACAACAGGAACGACAAAAAtcatgacgatgacgaagatgacaatGATAACAATGACGATGATAACAATGATGAGGACGCCAAcaatgacgacggtgacgatgaggatgacgacgacaaggatgacgacgacgat